The Ignicoccus hospitalis KIN4/I genome includes the window GAGCCAGAGATATTCTTCTGCGACGGCTCCTTCTTTCTAGCAATAGAAATTCCGGACAACCGTTACGGCAAGCGGTGGGACGAGCTGAACTGGCTCATGCTGCTCGCCGACCTAGCTGCCTCCAACAAGGTGGTGGTCGGGAAGGAGGTAGAGTTGAGGGACGGCGAGGAGGTGAGGGTCAGCGGCCCCGGAGTGAACTTGGTGGGAAGGATAGACATGAAGAGGATAAACGCCAACGTAGAGTTGTTGAAGGACAAGGAAGGCTGCCTGCTCTTGGGGACTGTAGCAGATCCCTTCAAGCCCACGGCCGGGGAGTACGTGATGGAGTGTTGCGGGGGGAGAGCAACGGTCAAGTTCATTTAAACTTCTACGATACCCTTTGCGAATTCGGTTAATGTGTACTTAACAGAATATAGCGCGTCAAAGGACTCTAAGCTCAGACCCCCCTCGAGGTCCAGCCTGAAGCTCTTTCCGGCCTCCTTTAGGGAGCTCAAGGGATAGAAGCTCCAGCCGGAGTAGAGCACCTTCACCGCCACCCACGCGTCCGCGCCTCCCCTCTCTTCCCATTCCTTGAGTATTTCATACTGTCTCCTTTCCAAGTATATGTACTTCTTATCCTTCGTAGTCTTCACTTCTATCGCTACTGCCCTCCCCTTCTTCAACGCTACCAAGTCCGGGTACAAGTACCTCTTGGCCGCCGCCCCGGAGGCGGGGGCCCTCATCACGGCCCAGCCCATTTGGTAGAGCTTGCCCGCAAGCTCCCTCTCGAACGAAACCCTGGACCTCAAGGGGGGTTCCGGAAAGTTTTGGCGCTCCGGAGCTTATATCGCAAAAAGGAGAAGGCGCTTACTTCCCTCCCCTGACCCTCATTATTTTGTAAACTCCGGGCGGCATCACCCAGTACTCGACCTCCACGCCGGGCTCCAGACGGGACTTGAGCTCTTCCTCCTCGGGCAACGGGACCTCGAAGGTGTCGTAAGTCTCCATGTCCATCAGCTGGACGCTGTCGCCGGTGATGGCCAACACTTGGCCCACCCTCTTCTCAATTATGGGGACCTCAACCCTCGTGTCCACGGGGGCTACGAAGGTCTTCTTGGCACCGCTGATCAAGCTTATGGCGACCACGTGAGCCTTCGCGCTCCCGTGCTTACCGGTCTTGGCCTTGCTCATCTCAACTATCTTGCACGGCTCGCCGTCTATCATTATGAAGTTGCCCGGCTTGAGCTCTCCCAAGGTCGCGTAGGTCTTGGACACGCTCCCACCCGGTCACCGATCGGCGTAAGGAGCTAATATACGGTCGGAAGCGTGCAGAGGCTCGCCTAGCCTAAGAGGGACGTCAGCTCGATTATTACCCTGTCTATTTCCGACAAGGGGGCCTCCAAGTATTTCTTGACATTTATTTTGTTCCTCTTCGCCTCCTCTAACAGCCTAGAAACGAGCTCTATCTTCGTGACCAGCTCTTCCCCCAAGTCGTCCTTCATCCACCTCGCGCAGTCGAGCGCGGTCCTTATCTTCGGACAACGCGCGAAGAACAAGTACCAGTCCAACTTGAGCTTCAGCAAGGGATCGGGCCGGAAGTAGTACGGGACTGGGCCCACCAGCTCCTCGGAGACGTCGTCCTTCAACCACAAGACCCAACCCTCTATGGGTAAAGCGAGCTTCTTTATCATCATGAGGTCATCAAAGTTCTCTGCCTTGTTCGCCTCCACTTCCACGTCCTCGTCCCTCCTGGCCTCCTCTACGGGGGCGGCTAGGGCCTCCTTCAAGGCCGATAAGTACCTGCGCGCGGAGTCCGGCGGCAACAAGGCGGAGCGCTCGTCCCCTACGAGCCGGCCTTTGGAGAATAAGGCCGGACTCTCAAAGACCCTCGCGCCCAAGAGCTTGTACTCCACCCACTCCGGGGCCAAGGGTCTCCCGGGGAGAGGGGGGACCTCGTCCAGTTCCCCCACCCCGAGAGACCTCAATTCCTCGTTCAGCTTCTCTAACAAGTTTTTGTCCTTATTTACGAGCTCCAACATTATAGCGTATTCGCCCTCCAGCTCCAGCAGGGGTTCCTTGTTCTCCAACAACCCCTTAGTCAGCTTGACGAAAGCGTTGTTCTCGCTCGACCTCGTGTGGATTATTACCTTATTCTTAACCTTTCTAATCACCACCAAGGTCCCGTCGTGCTTTCGGAAGGCCCTCCTTACCTCGGGCACCCCGCCCAAGAGCTCGGTTACCTCATGAACGTTGGGGAACTTCGTGAAAGACCTATAAGCAATTATATCTGCTTTATTCTTAATTACGTATAAACCCCTCGCGGGTATTAGGTGTTTGGACTTCAAGAAGTCCTTCCAAGAGGTGACGTTGCGGGGGTAACTGATCACGTTGCCCTTCTGGGAGAGGACGTACTTGTAGTGGGCGAGCGCGAGGTCCTTCAAGGCTTCCTAGGGGCCCCGTCAAAGGCTCGGATATCAACTTTCGCTCAGAAGAGTCCGGCGACGTTCGGCGGTCGCGGGGTTTAAGACTTGGTCGTCGGAGGGGACGTAAAGCCCCTTCAAGAGGGCCGCGCCGCGGCGAAAGAAGGGGAGGGAGCGCTGGGGCGCTTGGACCTTTGGGAGACTTAAAGTGTGAGAAGCGTTCACATACTCTCCGGTCAGCAAGTACCGACCGGGAAGGAAAATGGACTTGAAGGCCCTAGTAGGCCTTCTGCTCTTACTGGCCGGCCTCGGAACCGTAGCGCTGTTCGCCGTCGGCGCGGCCCTCTGCTCGCTGGCCCCCGGGGCGGAGGAGGCTTGGAAGTACGTCGCCTCGAAGGGGATAAAGGTCGTGGACCACACGGAAGTGTTCAAGAAGTTTAACATAACAGAGTACGAGGGCTCTAAGACTTGTTTGAAGTGTCACGAGAAGGAGGTTAGGGACTTCGTCCACAGTTACCACTACAGGCTAATAAACACGGTTAACGACGTAGCGGGCAAGGGCAGCGTAGAGGTGGGGAGCAGGACGCTCTACAACGACTTCTGCGGCGCTATATTCTGGAACAAGACCGTGTCAGTCAACTTCATAGGCAAGGCAGTATTGAAGAAGACCCCTCCGGGGATGGAGAAGCTCAAGGGCAAGCTGATAGCCACCGGCTGCTCCATGTGTCACGGAGCCAGCTTGGGCATGATACCAAACATAAACCCCACTGAGAAAGACCTAGAGAACGTAGACTGCTTAGTTTGTCACTCAAACACGTACAAAGGCGGCGCTATAGGAATTAAGAAGGGGTTCAAGGAAGTAGTTAAAACTAAGGAAGGCTGGAGGTACGTCCCTAAGATATCGATAGAGGAGGCTGCGAAGATAGTAGCTAAGCCGTCCAAGGACGCTTGCTTAGCGTGCCACGCCTTCGCGGGCGGCGGGCCTCACTTCAAGAGGCCCAACATAAGTCCG containing:
- the hjc gene encoding Holliday junction resolvase Hjc; translated protein: MRSRVSFERELAGKLYQMGWAVMRAPASGAAAKRYLYPDLVALKKGRAVAIEVKTTKDKKYIYLERRQYEILKEWEERGGADAWVAVKVLYSGWSFYPLSSLKEAGKSFRLDLEGGLSLESFDALYSVKYTLTEFAKGIVEV
- a CDS encoding translation initiation factor IF-5A, coding for MSKTYATLGELKPGNFIMIDGEPCKIVEMSKAKTGKHGSAKAHVVAISLISGAKKTFVAPVDTRVEVPIIEKRVGQVLAITGDSVQLMDMETYDTFEVPLPEEEELKSRLEPGVEVEYWVMPPGVYKIMRVRGGK
- a CDS encoding T4 RnlA family RNA ligase, giving the protein MKDLALAHYKYVLSQKGNVISYPRNVTSWKDFLKSKHLIPARGLYVIKNKADIIAYRSFTKFPNVHEVTELLGGVPEVRRAFRKHDGTLVVIRKVKNKVIIHTRSSENNAFVKLTKGLLENKEPLLELEGEYAIMLELVNKDKNLLEKLNEELRSLGVGELDEVPPLPGRPLAPEWVEYKLLGARVFESPALFSKGRLVGDERSALLPPDSARRYLSALKEALAAPVEEARRDEDVEVEANKAENFDDLMMIKKLALPIEGWVLWLKDDVSEELVGPVPYYFRPDPLLKLKLDWYLFFARCPKIRTALDCARWMKDDLGEELVTKIELVSRLLEEAKRNKINVKKYLEAPLSEIDRVIIELTSLLG